In the Sinorhizobium arboris LMG 14919 genome, one interval contains:
- a CDS encoding winged helix domain-containing protein, which yields MRVQILDKGEPLGLPVVVEGRLCWALRNLISAGAAGCTPINHPGPRWSHYTWKLRAMGFAIETIHEKHGGPFPGTHARYVLHSDVSVLEDAKVAA from the coding sequence ATGCGCGTCCAGATTTTGGACAAGGGAGAGCCGCTGGGCCTGCCCGTGGTTGTGGAAGGACGCCTTTGCTGGGCGCTTCGCAACCTAATCAGCGCCGGTGCTGCAGGATGCACGCCGATCAATCATCCTGGACCTCGCTGGAGTCACTACACGTGGAAGCTCCGCGCTATGGGCTTCGCGATCGAAACCATTCACGAGAAACACGGTGGACCCTTCCCCGGGACGCATGCGCGATACGTGCTGCATTCCGATGTTTCCGTGTTGGAAGACGCGAAGGTCGCCGCATGA